A region from the Anomaloglossus baeobatrachus isolate aAnoBae1 chromosome 11, aAnoBae1.hap1, whole genome shotgun sequence genome encodes:
- the LOC142256134 gene encoding cell adhesion molecule CEACAM1-like — protein MAGGATLLCALLLLVQAGAGLVITVQSNSSSDFLVGRNINLSISYTSSQNASVSWSKDNVLLVTWYNVIINQAPAYQGRLDITGKGSLVISNSTTNDAGNYTVRVESFADTTGTMMFPVKIYDPVTNASVSQSPSSADESTTIVNLSCSAASGGVTYTWTKEGKSLPGNSSYVILDGGRTLQINAPNRTHNGNYTCNVSNPVDWEIATRTLNISYSDRPSSLSAGAIAGIVIGSVAGAILLIGLIILVIFCIRKRRKGKKEKNPGNLHKNALRTISGTTLSPDDPAYFTMNNIMYRNSSISMGSYIMNSGDNTSEYLRNPSPNPPPSEPKVKHATQV, from the exons GCGCAGGACTGGTTATTACGGTGCAGAGTAATTCCTCCAGCGATTTCTTGGTTGGAAGAAACATCAACTTGTCCATCTCATATACATCTAGTCAGAACGCCTCCGTCAGCTGGTCCAAGGATAATGTCCTGCTGGTCACATGGTATAATGTCATCATTAATCAGGCTCCAGCGTACCAAGGTAGACTGGACATCACCGGGAAAGGATCCCTGGTCATAAGCAATAGCACCACCAATGATGCCGGAAACTACACCGTCAGAGTGGAGTCATTCGCAGACACCACCGGCACCATGATGTTCCCAGTGAAAATTTACG ACCCGGTGACTAACGCCTCGGTGTCACAGTCTCCCAGCTCAGCAGATGAGAGTACCACCATTGTTAATCTGAGCTGCAGTGCGGCCAGCGGAGGGGTGACCTACACATGGACGAAGGAGGGGAAATCATTACCCGGTAACAGCAGCTACGTTATATTGGATGGAGGTCGGACCCTACAGATTAACGCTCCAAACCGGACGCACAACGGAAACTACACCTGCAACGTGTCCAACCCTGTGGACTGGGAAATCGCAACACGGACACTGAACATCTCAT ACTCGGATCGTCCTAGCTCGCTGAGTGCGGGCGCCATCGCTGGCATTGTGATTGGCTCAGTTGCCGGAGCGATCCTGCTGATTGGTCTGATCATCCTTGTCATATTCTGTATACGGAAAAGAAGGAAAG GAAAAAAGGAGAAGAATCCGGGCAATCTGCATAAAAATGCTTTACGCACG ATATCAGGAACAACATTGTCGCCTGATGACCCAGCGTACTTCACCATGAATAACATCATGTACCGCAACTCGTCCATCTCCATGGGCTCCTACATCATG AATTCTGGAGATAACACATCGGAATATTTGAGAAATCCTTCACCCAACCCCCCTCCAAGTGAACCCAAAGTCAAGCATGCCACACAAGTGTAA